The Streptomyces avermitilis MA-4680 = NBRC 14893 genome contains a region encoding:
- a CDS encoding NUDIX hydrolase: protein MDIPGDKRLAAAVVMDDEGRVLLVRRSERERFLPRVWGVPCGKLEPDESPRDGALRELKEETGLRGEVVRKVGESSFVSDYRGHETKNWQDNFLVRPLSTDITLPAPDQAYAWLTPSELSSVDIDEYNLDIVRQALTNS, encoded by the coding sequence ATGGACATCCCCGGCGACAAACGACTGGCGGCCGCCGTCGTGATGGATGACGAGGGGCGCGTGCTCCTGGTGCGCCGCAGTGAGAGGGAACGGTTCCTGCCCCGCGTGTGGGGCGTCCCGTGCGGGAAGCTCGAACCGGACGAAAGTCCCCGGGACGGCGCCCTGCGTGAGCTGAAGGAAGAGACCGGACTCCGCGGCGAGGTGGTCCGCAAGGTCGGCGAGTCGTCCTTCGTCAGCGACTATCGGGGGCACGAGACCAAGAACTGGCAGGACAACTTCCTGGTCCGGCCGCTGTCCACGGACATCACGCTCCCCGCGCCCGACCAGGCGTACGCGTGGCTGACACCGTCGGAGCTGTCGAGCGTCGACATCGACGAGTACAACCTGGACATCGTGCGCCAGGCCCTCACGAACTCCTGA
- a CDS encoding isocitrate lyase/PEP mutase family protein: MTRQADVTSFSALHHADAPLLLPNAWDHASAAALAAQGFEAVGTTSLGVAAAAGLPDGTAATREETVRLARQLGGGTFLLSVDAEDGFGHDPDGVAELARELAAAGAVGINLEDGLASAKLHAAKIAAVKAAVPDLFVNARTDTYWLGDGGHAETCRRLDAYRQAGADGVFVPGLSDPTRITALVKTLDVPLNILYSPLGPTVAQLGDLGVRRVSLGSLLYRRALGAALDAAADIRAGRPPRGVAPTYTEIQALSAEGPDA; this comes from the coding sequence GTGACCCGGCAGGCGGACGTGACCTCGTTCTCCGCACTCCATCACGCCGACGCGCCCCTGCTGCTCCCCAACGCCTGGGACCACGCCTCGGCGGCGGCCCTCGCGGCCCAGGGTTTCGAGGCGGTCGGTACCACCAGCCTCGGCGTCGCCGCGGCGGCCGGTCTGCCGGACGGCACGGCGGCGACCCGGGAAGAGACGGTACGGCTCGCCCGGCAGCTCGGCGGGGGCACCTTCCTGCTCTCGGTCGACGCCGAGGACGGGTTCGGCCACGACCCGGACGGCGTGGCCGAGTTGGCGCGCGAGCTGGCGGCGGCCGGGGCCGTCGGCATCAATCTGGAGGACGGCCTCGCGTCCGCGAAGCTGCACGCGGCGAAGATCGCCGCGGTCAAGGCCGCCGTACCGGACCTCTTCGTGAACGCCCGCACCGACACGTACTGGCTCGGCGACGGCGGCCACGCCGAGACCTGCCGCCGCCTCGACGCCTACCGACAGGCCGGCGCGGACGGCGTGTTCGTCCCCGGGCTGAGCGACCCGACCCGCATCACCGCCCTGGTGAAGACCCTCGACGTGCCGCTCAACATCCTCTACTCACCCCTGGGCCCCACCGTCGCCCAACTCGGGGACCTCGGCGTACGAAGGGTGAGCCTCGGCTCCCTGCTGTACCGGCGGGCGCTGGGCGCGGCCCTTGACGCCGCCGCGGACATTCGGGCGGGACGACCGCCGCGGGGCGTCGCGCCGACGTACACCGAGATTCAGGCGCTCAGCGCGGAAGGCCCGGACGCCTAG
- a CDS encoding alpha/beta fold hydrolase: MPQTPRTTALTHRLVSSPAGRIHLVEQGTGPLVLLVHGFPESWYSWRHQLPALAAAGYRAVAVDVRGYGRSSRPNAVHAYRMLDLVEDNVAVVHALGERTAVIVGHDWGSNIAATSALVRPDVFRAVGLLSVPYTPRGGPRPSEIFAGMGGDEEFYVSYFQEPGRAEAEIEPDVRGWLAGFYAALSADTMPAPDAPDPHFVRRGGTLRERFPAGRLPAWLSEADLDVYAGEFERTGLSGALNRYRAMDRDWEDLAPFDGAPVRQPSLFIGGGLDASTQWLADAIEAYPVTLPGLVSSHILDGCGHWLQQERPQDTNRLLTDWLASLPG, from the coding sequence ATGCCGCAGACCCCGCGGACCACAGCGCTCACCCACCGTCTGGTGTCCTCACCCGCGGGACGGATCCACCTCGTGGAGCAGGGCACCGGGCCGCTGGTCCTGCTGGTGCACGGCTTCCCGGAGTCCTGGTACTCCTGGCGGCACCAACTGCCCGCGTTGGCGGCGGCCGGCTACCGCGCGGTCGCCGTCGACGTGCGCGGCTACGGCCGCTCCTCCCGGCCAAACGCGGTGCACGCGTACCGGATGCTCGACCTGGTCGAGGACAACGTGGCCGTGGTGCACGCCCTCGGTGAGCGGACCGCCGTGATCGTCGGCCACGACTGGGGGTCGAACATCGCCGCCACCTCGGCCCTGGTACGGCCCGACGTGTTCCGCGCGGTGGGGCTGCTGAGCGTGCCCTACACCCCGCGCGGCGGCCCCCGGCCCAGCGAGATCTTCGCGGGGATGGGCGGGGACGAGGAGTTCTACGTCTCCTACTTCCAGGAGCCCGGCCGGGCGGAGGCCGAGATCGAACCGGACGTCCGCGGCTGGCTCGCGGGCTTCTACGCCGCCCTGTCGGCGGACACCATGCCCGCGCCCGACGCGCCGGATCCGCACTTCGTACGCCGTGGCGGAACGCTGCGCGAGCGGTTCCCCGCCGGCCGGCTGCCCGCCTGGCTGAGCGAGGCCGACCTCGACGTCTACGCCGGCGAGTTCGAACGGACCGGCCTGAGCGGGGCGTTGAACCGCTACCGCGCCATGGACCGGGACTGGGAGGACCTCGCTCCCTTCGACGGGGCTCCCGTCCGTCAGCCGTCCCTCTTCATCGGCGGTGGTCTGGACGCCTCCACCCAGTGGCTTGCCGATGCGATCGAGGCCTACCCGGTCACGCTGCCCGGCCTGGTCTCCTCGCACATCCTCGACGGCTGCGGCCACTGGCTCCAGCAGGAACGCCCGCAGGACACCAACCGGCTGCTGACGGACTGGCTCGCCTCACTGCCCGGCTGA